One stretch of Limnothrix sp. FACHB-406 DNA includes these proteins:
- a CDS encoding addiction module antidote protein, with translation MAIVQTHSWDAADHLETKEDIAAYLEAALEEGDPSLVVAALGDVARSKGMTQIARETGLGRESLYKALSIEGNPEFATVLKVLQVLGLRLHVVPIA, from the coding sequence ATGGCGATCGTTCAAACTCATTCTTGGGATGCAGCAGATCATCTGGAAACCAAGGAAGATATCGCTGCTTATCTGGAAGCTGCTCTTGAAGAGGGTGATCCGAGCCTAGTCGTAGCAGCGTTGGGAGATGTTGCCCGTTCTAAAGGGATGACCCAGATTGCCCGTGAAACAGGGTTGGGGCGTGAAAGTCTCTACAAGGCTTTGTCAATCGAAGGTAATCCAGAGTTTGCTACGGTTCTCAAGGTTTTACAGGTGCTTGGGTTACGTCTCCATGTTGTGCCCATTGCCTAA